Proteins found in one Labrenzia sp. VG12 genomic segment:
- a CDS encoding GlxA family transcriptional regulator, with protein sequence MTVTAHREEDVSEPAGRAGTDTVEICFLLLDNFSLLSFASAIEPLRIANKVLKRQAFIYSCRTLDGSDALASNGGKVRTDGAFDDVGRPDLLAVCSSDDVEQVQLTGAQKALIRQVANQSGNVAGICTGAYVLAGLGMLDNRNCTIHWEYADLFREIYPAANLVDSLIQSDGKLMTCAGGTAALDLMIGFIAQVHGGAVACDVAEIALHHDRRTGSERQHMLQRDDLGMVPERMRRAIDLMTDNVSEPLSLQQIADRVGVSPRQLQRDFQKNLNCSPQEYYNKIRIDIARQLVCRTSMRMIDIAVACGFASASHFSNRYRAAHGNSPAWDRQQSGRIAGTIR encoded by the coding sequence GTGACAGTGACAGCGCATAGGGAAGAAGACGTTTCAGAGCCTGCAGGCCGCGCCGGAACAGATACGGTCGAGATCTGTTTCCTGCTTCTCGACAACTTTTCCCTGCTCTCCTTTGCCTCTGCGATCGAGCCGTTGAGGATCGCGAACAAGGTGCTCAAGCGACAGGCCTTTATCTACAGCTGCCGGACGCTGGACGGATCGGACGCGCTTGCCAGCAATGGCGGCAAGGTGCGCACAGATGGTGCCTTTGACGATGTCGGCCGACCTGACTTGCTGGCCGTTTGCAGCAGTGATGATGTCGAGCAGGTGCAACTCACCGGCGCACAAAAGGCCCTGATCCGTCAGGTTGCCAATCAATCGGGCAACGTTGCCGGGATCTGCACCGGTGCCTATGTGCTGGCAGGTCTCGGCATGCTCGACAACCGCAACTGCACCATCCACTGGGAATATGCGGACCTCTTCCGGGAGATCTATCCGGCAGCCAATCTGGTCGACAGCCTCATCCAGTCCGACGGCAAGCTGATGACCTGTGCAGGCGGTACGGCGGCACTCGACCTGATGATCGGGTTCATCGCCCAGGTCCATGGCGGTGCCGTGGCCTGCGACGTGGCCGAGATCGCGCTGCATCATGACCGGCGCACCGGCAGCGAACGCCAGCACATGTTGCAGCGGGACGATCTCGGCATGGTGCCGGAACGCATGCGCCGCGCAATCGACCTGATGACGGACAATGTCAGCGAACCGCTCAGCCTGCAGCAGATTGCCGACAGGGTCGGTGTCAGCCCGCGGCAATTGCAACGGGACTTCCAGAAGAACCTCAATTGTTCGCCGCAGGAATATTACAACAAGATCCGCATCGACATTGCCCGCCAGCTGGTGTGCCGCACGTCCATGCGCATGATCGACATTGCGGTCGCCTGCGGCTTTGCCAGCGCCTCCCACTTTTCCAACCGCTACCGGGCGGCCCATGGCAACAGCCCGGCCTGGGACCGGCAGCAAAGCGGACGGATTGCGGGCACCATTCGCTGA
- the nadC gene encoding carboxylating nicotinate-nucleotide diphosphorylase: MTRNHLPELPRLMVDEAVKAALLEDWGRAGDVTSQATLPSTAQAKAVIAARKPGVLAGLALAESAFRQTDAGLSFNAEKTDGDRLSANDVVARIEGPARALLAAERVALNYLGHLSGIATATASFADLIAHTRADIVCTRKTTPGLRAFEKYAVRCGGGSNHRFGLDDAILIKDNHIAVAGGVTQAISAAKAFAGHLVKIEVEVDTLAQLEEALAAGPDVVMLDNMPPATLKEAVVMAGGKVLLEASGGIERDTVKAVAEAGVDLISSGWITHSAPVLDLGLDIEMG, encoded by the coding sequence ATGACCCGCAATCATTTGCCGGAACTGCCACGCCTGATGGTCGACGAGGCGGTCAAGGCCGCGCTTCTGGAGGACTGGGGCCGGGCAGGCGATGTCACCAGCCAGGCGACGCTGCCTTCAACGGCACAGGCAAAGGCCGTGATCGCGGCCCGCAAGCCCGGTGTTCTCGCGGGCTTGGCGCTGGCCGAAAGCGCCTTTCGCCAGACAGATGCAGGTTTGAGTTTCAACGCGGAGAAGACCGACGGCGACCGCTTGTCTGCCAACGATGTCGTCGCCCGGATCGAAGGCCCTGCACGGGCTCTGCTTGCCGCTGAACGCGTTGCGCTCAACTATCTCGGGCACCTTTCCGGCATCGCCACCGCCACGGCGTCTTTTGCCGATCTGATCGCCCACACCAGGGCGGACATTGTCTGCACCCGCAAGACGACCCCGGGCCTGCGCGCGTTTGAGAAATACGCGGTCAGATGCGGCGGTGGCTCAAATCACCGTTTCGGTCTCGATGATGCAATCCTGATCAAGGACAACCACATCGCGGTTGCCGGCGGTGTCACGCAGGCGATCTCGGCGGCGAAGGCCTTTGCCGGTCATCTGGTCAAGATCGAGGTGGAAGTCGACACGCTGGCGCAGCTGGAAGAAGCCCTGGCCGCCGGGCCGGACGTGGTCATGCTCGACAACATGCCGCCTGCGACCCTGAAGGAAGCCGTTGTGATGGCAGGTGGCAAGGTTCTGCTGGAAGCCTCTGGCGGGATCGAGCGCGACACGGTCAAGGCCGTCGCGGAAGCCGGTGTCGATCTGATCTCCTCCGGCTGGATCACCCACTCGGCGCCGGTGCTGGATCTCGGCCTCGATATCGAGATGGGCTGA
- a CDS encoding HupE/UreJ family protein, which produces MIIRLGLAAGVFALATSPALAHLDPAEHGSFAAGFTHPLFGTDHVLAMIAVGLWAALQGGRAVWALPTAFVGAMVVGFGLSLAGVPLPYVEPLILTSVVVLGTVVALALRLPLGLSAGLVALFGVCHGHAHGGEIGLAGEFGYAGGFVLATALLHAAGLLIGYAANIATRNDPDWAERIIRGLGVVTAVGGILLATG; this is translated from the coding sequence ATGATTATCCGCCTCGGCCTTGCAGCAGGTGTTTTTGCCCTGGCCACGTCCCCTGCCCTTGCCCATCTGGACCCGGCCGAACACGGTTCCTTTGCCGCCGGGTTCACCCATCCTCTCTTCGGCACCGACCATGTACTGGCCATGATTGCCGTGGGCCTTTGGGCCGCGCTTCAGGGCGGCCGCGCCGTCTGGGCACTTCCGACAGCCTTTGTCGGCGCGATGGTGGTCGGCTTTGGCCTGTCGCTGGCCGGTGTTCCCCTTCCCTATGTCGAACCGCTGATCCTGACATCGGTGGTCGTCCTTGGAACCGTGGTTGCCCTTGCCCTGCGTCTGCCGCTTGGCCTGTCAGCGGGTCTCGTTGCCCTCTTTGGCGTCTGCCACGGACACGCTCACGGCGGCGAAATCGGCCTGGCCGGTGAATTCGGCTATGCAGGCGGTTTCGTTCTCGCGACCGCGCTGCTGCACGCGGCCGGCCTCTTGATCGGCTACGCCGCCAACATCGCAACCCGCAACGATCCCGACTGGGCTGAAAGGATCATTCGCGGTCTTGGCGTGGTGACTGCAGTTGGCGGCATTCTTCTCGCCACGGGCTAA
- a CDS encoding iron ABC transporter permease encodes MSELTAETLQAGYTSRTMRRTAMLFGACTLLLLSFVVDCATGPGGYSLQTVAEVLADPFAHGARLKVIVWDYRIPVALTAVLVGAMLATAGAQMQTILNNPLAEPFTLGVSAAASFGAALAIVLGISVLPAVGGLLVTLNSFLFALGTCAIILLATRLKGVGSETMILFGIAIFFTFSALLSLMQYMASEDQLARIVFWMMGSLSRASWEKIGLGAVLLGLAIPFGLMRTWSMTALRMGEATAESMGVDVARLRIEMLISISLLAATAVSFVGAVGFVGLVGPHIARLLVGEDQRFFLPLSALIGALVLSLTSILSKSITPGVIYPIGIITALIGVPVFISIILTTRREKLS; translated from the coding sequence ATGAGTGAACTGACCGCGGAGACGCTCCAGGCGGGCTATACCAGCCGAACCATGCGCCGCACTGCCATGCTCTTCGGAGCTTGTACGCTGCTATTGTTGAGTTTTGTCGTGGATTGCGCCACAGGGCCGGGAGGTTACTCGCTTCAGACCGTGGCGGAGGTGCTTGCTGACCCGTTTGCCCATGGGGCCCGGCTGAAAGTGATCGTCTGGGACTACCGCATTCCGGTCGCCCTCACGGCCGTGCTGGTCGGAGCGATGCTGGCAACCGCCGGTGCGCAGATGCAGACCATTCTCAACAACCCGCTTGCCGAACCCTTCACGCTCGGCGTGTCGGCCGCAGCCAGCTTCGGGGCCGCCCTGGCGATCGTGCTTGGCATTTCCGTGCTCCCGGCTGTTGGCGGGCTGCTGGTGACGCTGAATTCCTTCCTGTTTGCACTCGGCACCTGCGCGATCATCCTTCTGGCAACGCGTCTCAAGGGCGTTGGCTCCGAAACGATGATCCTGTTCGGGATCGCGATCTTCTTCACATTCTCCGCCTTGCTGTCGCTGATGCAGTACATGGCGAGTGAGGATCAGCTTGCCCGGATCGTCTTCTGGATGATGGGGTCGCTCAGCCGCGCCAGCTGGGAGAAGATCGGTCTTGGGGCCGTCCTGCTGGGACTGGCCATTCCCTTTGGCCTGATGCGCACCTGGTCCATGACGGCCTTGCGCATGGGCGAAGCCACCGCTGAAAGCATGGGGGTCGATGTTGCCCGGTTGCGGATCGAGATGCTGATTTCCATTTCGTTGCTGGCAGCGACCGCTGTCTCCTTCGTTGGCGCGGTCGGCTTTGTCGGGCTGGTCGGGCCGCATATCGCACGGCTCCTGGTGGGGGAAGACCAGCGCTTCTTCCTGCCCCTGTCGGCGCTTATCGGCGCCCTGGTTCTGTCGCTGACCTCGATCCTGTCCAAGTCGATTACGCCGGGCGTCATCTATCCCATCGGCATCATCACCGCGCTGATCGGTGTGCCGGTGTTCATCTCGATCATCCTGACCACACGGCGGGAGAAACTGTCATGA
- a CDS encoding ABC transporter ATP-binding protein — translation MTLGIQDLTAGYGRKAILQDISIPAVAPGSFVGVIGPNAAGKSTLFKTIAGLIKPLAGEVVLDGNSLTHLSRRDRARAIAYMPQAYGCNALLTVFESVLLALKQTSGWRVRADNLAQVSSTLAALRLSHLADRGISDLSGGQAQMVAVAQTLVRAPRMVLLDEPTSALDLHHQLSILGSVRAQMQARGTIVMAALHDLNLAAKFCDRLILINQGRILADGSPQDVLALPAIGETYRVRTSLETTLAGALYVDASLEHQL, via the coding sequence ATGACGCTGGGCATCCAGGACCTGACGGCCGGTTACGGCCGCAAGGCCATCTTGCAGGACATCTCCATTCCTGCCGTCGCGCCGGGCTCCTTTGTCGGGGTGATCGGACCGAACGCAGCGGGCAAGTCCACGCTGTTCAAGACAATCGCGGGACTGATCAAACCGCTCGCCGGGGAGGTCGTTCTCGACGGAAATTCGCTGACCCACCTGTCGCGCCGTGACCGGGCACGCGCCATTGCCTACATGCCCCAGGCCTATGGCTGCAATGCACTTCTGACCGTGTTTGAAAGCGTGTTGCTGGCGCTCAAGCAGACATCCGGCTGGCGAGTGAGGGCGGATAATCTCGCGCAGGTTTCTTCAACGCTTGCCGCCCTGCGCCTGTCCCACCTGGCCGACCGCGGCATATCCGATCTCTCCGGCGGCCAGGCACAGATGGTCGCCGTCGCACAAACACTGGTGCGTGCGCCGCGCATGGTGTTGCTTGACGAGCCGACCAGCGCCCTCGACCTGCACCATCAATTGTCGATCCTCGGCTCGGTCCGCGCGCAGATGCAGGCACGCGGCACCATCGTCATGGCAGCGCTGCATGACCTCAATCTGGCAGCCAAGTTCTGCGACCGGCTGATCCTGATCAACCAGGGCCGGATCCTGGCCGACGGGTCCCCGCAGGACGTGCTTGCCCTGCCGGCGATTGGCGAAACCTATCGGGTCAGA
- a CDS encoding ABC transporter substrate-binding protein — protein MSVMKMTKGFCLALAASACLASAPSALAETITVTDLAGRTVEVEKDPSAIVLGEGRMIYTLALLDRENPFERVVGWKNDMILYDPDAWRKYEEKFPEATDIQRLGSPYSDEWNLEAVISSGTEVVFMNLGNLLKAQESGIIEKLEGAGVATVFVDFRQDPTQNTVPSIQLLGRILDERDNADAFTDYYNAQMKRIYAAVDGIPAEDRPVVFIERAAGYNPNKCCGTFGSANLGRLVELAGGRNWGSQKFPGFGGNVSLEAVFADDPAVIIGTGANWAEANPETTAVLFGYEASKDGVQERLGALAEREGWSELQAVKTGRFHSIYHQFYNSPYHFVAMQAFAKWLHPELFEDLDPEATMAELHQRFLPIDYSGVFWASLNKGS, from the coding sequence ATGTCCGTCATGAAAATGACCAAGGGTTTCTGCCTTGCTCTCGCAGCCAGCGCATGTCTCGCGTCAGCCCCGTCCGCACTTGCAGAAACGATTACCGTCACCGACCTCGCCGGCCGCACCGTCGAAGTCGAAAAAGATCCGTCCGCCATTGTGCTCGGCGAAGGCCGGATGATCTACACCCTGGCGCTTCTGGATCGCGAAAATCCGTTTGAACGGGTCGTCGGCTGGAAGAACGACATGATCCTTTACGATCCGGATGCCTGGCGCAAATACGAGGAAAAGTTTCCAGAAGCGACGGACATTCAGCGGCTCGGCAGCCCCTATTCGGACGAGTGGAACCTGGAAGCCGTCATTTCCTCCGGCACCGAAGTCGTATTCATGAACCTGGGCAACCTTCTGAAGGCTCAGGAGAGCGGCATTATCGAGAAACTGGAAGGGGCGGGCGTTGCTACCGTGTTTGTCGATTTCCGTCAGGATCCGACCCAGAACACGGTGCCGTCTATCCAGTTGCTGGGCCGCATTCTGGATGAACGCGACAATGCCGACGCCTTTACCGATTACTACAATGCCCAGATGAAGCGGATCTACGCCGCAGTCGATGGCATTCCGGCAGAAGACCGGCCGGTTGTCTTCATTGAGCGGGCAGCGGGATACAATCCGAACAAGTGCTGCGGCACGTTCGGCTCGGCCAATCTCGGCCGCCTCGTCGAACTGGCGGGCGGACGCAACTGGGGCTCTCAGAAATTTCCGGGTTTCGGCGGCAATGTCAGCCTGGAGGCGGTCTTTGCCGATGACCCTGCCGTGATCATCGGCACCGGTGCCAACTGGGCGGAAGCCAACCCGGAAACAACGGCCGTGCTGTTCGGATACGAGGCCAGCAAGGATGGCGTCCAGGAACGTCTTGGCGCTCTGGCTGAACGCGAAGGATGGTCCGAACTGCAGGCGGTGAAAACCGGCCGGTTCCACAGCATCTACCACCAGTTCTACAACAGCCCCTACCATTTCGTGGCGATGCAGGCCTTTGCCAAGTGGCTGCATCCTGAGCTGTTCGAGGACCTGGATCCGGAAGCAACCATGGCCGAACTGCATCAGCGCTTCCTGCCGATCGATTATTCCGGCGTCTTCTGGGCAAGCCTGAACAAGGGCAGCTGA